From Daucus carota subsp. sativus chromosome 6, DH1 v3.0, whole genome shotgun sequence:
TACGCACCAAGTTTAATATGTAGCAATTGAATTAAGCATTCAAAGCTTAGGAGTGGAATAACCTTGATTGCTAGTTCAATCACCCAGCAAGCATTGTTGGCCACTGGAACATTTTCTTTAAGTTTCATAGTGCTCTGCAAGGAAAATAGAACTTGTGATAATTGTAAGCCAGTCACAATGATCCAAAGGATTAAAACTGAATGATTCAAATAAAGTTTAATGAAAGTAGTAAGGTACTTCACTTGTAACTTACTCTTGCAAGGTCTCGAACAAGTGCAAAGGCACTTTGCCGGATGTTtcttagaatataagatcctggaaagggccattctctaacaccttgaggttttagagtaactggttccttgacatggtatcagagccaggttggcaGAGGACTCAGGTTCGATccctgccacccccaatattctcacaatttatagtggcacgaatggcaaattaatgctccaaagatgagcgcccataaatgggctctcgagtgagggggaatcttagaatataagatcctggaaagggccattctctaacaccttgaggttttagagtaactggtttTTTGACAGTCAGGAGTATCGTCAATGCAACATTGCAGAAGCAGATCCCTCAGATAACTATTTGAAACCTGGAGAATAATATACAAACCTCTCAGAAAAAGACTATATGATCATCATTTTATAGTCAGTGTTACAGCATAAACTTTACCGGCATTACAAACAATAAGTTTTTTAGAACAATGTCCTAAAATTGTGGAACATGATTTCTTATGTTCTGACTAAACAACAAACTCCATATAAACGAACTTTTGAAACAGATGATAAGATACAATCCTTAAGAAACAGATGATAAGAAACAGATGATGAGAAATGCATAGAGCACGTCAGAATACAGGGATATTCTCGACACTTAAGCAAATAAGACTTGTAATGGAAACATATGGAGAAAGGGTATTACCAAACTCTCAATCCCACTTTCAAGACCTTCTGTCATTCCGGATAGAAGATTCAAGGAGCATACAATGAAATCTTTATCATATTGAATGCCAGCTGAAGCATCAACCTGAAATGAAGTTGTAATTATTGTTTGGCAATATAATGTACATGTTTTGTACCTGTATCATCGAGGAGCCACTATCTGTGAGGAAAAAATGGACCTTAAGAGGTCAAAGTTTCTCACTTTAGTTTGATTTGGTAAATATAATAGCAAACTTTGGTGAACTATGAACCTTTTAACTGTAAATTCATCTTcaagcttctcttttgctttgtTCTACACTTGTGTGGAATTGAAGCTAAGAGAAATAAACTACAGATTTCAAATAACTTTTAAATGCAAAATCATTTTTAGAGATGAAACAGTAAATATGTTTTAGTGACAAAGCTTACACAATTGTAATCATTTTATGAACATTTGGACAACAAGTACTACTAGATATATGGAGGAGAATTATAGGATAAACAAATATATCATTTTCTGCAATAACTAAATTACACACAGTTGCCCTATGCCCACCCCTCAACTCCATCTTTATACAACTGAATGAGATTTCGCCTACAAAGATGCATGGGATATGAGGTAAGCTTGGAAATATTCTTAACAAAATTTAGGCAACTTGGTCATTTCTGCTCTGACTAAAATGTGATAGTGACTACTAAAACACAAACtacaaataaatatgaaaatgcCTCAGCGAGCTGCTTCAGCACAATCAAATATACAACTACTCCCGATTCGTTTAAAGCCGGAAATCAAGAAACATTTGTACTAGCTCTATGTCATCTAATACCTTCTCCAACGTGCAAAGCCGGAAATCAAGAAACATTTGTACTAGTTCTATGTCATCTAATGCCATCTCCAACGTGCGACGTTTCTATACATGTAGGGTTTTCAACTTTATGAGCTCCTTCTTTGTAACTGATAAGGTCCTGATACATCTTCAAAGAGGCCCTGGAAaaatctgtcaaggactcaaaGACTCTACAGAATCCTGTCTGAAAACCATTTAACGTGGTCCTTTGTGTTTCTTGCATGCTGTTCTGGTGCTTTTCCTTCTCTATCTCAACCTTGGCTCTAAAATCATCTAACAAATCCTTCCTATCTCTCAAATACTCGAACTGAGAATCAGTGTCTAACTCTGAATTGTGCTCAAAATGGTTGGGTCTATAAATCTTGTTCTCTGTTTTCTGAAGTGTTATAATCTTTTTGTCAAGCACCTTTGATAAACTGTCAACTTTCCTCTTCTGCTGCTGCTCCTCTtcttgctgattcaacaatGCCTTGACATCCTTTGCAAAGCTTTTAATGGCATAACCCACCATTTTATCAGGTAATTTCTGTAAAAGATTTAACCAATCTTGGCAAATTAGAAGCAACTGGGGCCCATTAGATCCATTTGGCGGGGCAGAACCTCTTCTCTTTGAGTAAAATTCAACTTCAGGAACCACAAACTTAGACAGCCAGCCATGAAGAGCTTCGATGTATGCCTTCTGTGCCAACATGTACTCTTTAAAGCATGTATGCCAGTTCTGAAGCTCTGCCCTGAGCTGAAGAGTAGCAAGTAGATGACTGTTGTTGCTAAATTTTCCGTAAGAAGGGCAGGTAAATGTCTTAACTTCAAACATAATTTTAGTCTGGATTTCGTGGCATTCCATCATAGTCTTCCATGTATTCATCATACTGCACAAAGGTAAAATAACAAAAGTAAAGTAGTACTCCTAAAACATTCATTTAACCCCAGTAGTGTGTAGGAGTTAACAACTAACCCTTGTAGCAATTCAATGATCTGAGGTTGCAGTTCTTCATCTCTTAGTTTTTCAATTCTTGAGGAGATTGATTCAGCACTTCGAATTGCAACCAGTATTCTGCTATATAAATCCTTGACTGCAGCCCTAGTCTTGTCCACTGTTTGTCCTTCCTCTCCTCTTGCATCTTGATCTCTTAGTTGGTTACATTTCTTCTCATATATTTTCCGTATGCTATCTCCATCCTAATAGAAATTAAACTGTATAATTACAAAAAGTAGAAGCATGATAAAGTATGAAAGAAGCTTTTAGGGCATACTGCTGGCATGACCAAAACATTTTTTACAGTGCAAAGAAAAATCAATCTTTCACGCGTCCAGAAGCAATCCTTAATAAAGATTGATTTTCATACTCATAGAGGGTTCTTGCTTTCGCCTTCTTATCTCTAGTGAGTTGCAAAAGCAGGAAACAAAAGTAGGTGGATAATCTGTCACTCTTTCAGCTTGAAATATGATCACTGTAACTGAAATCTAGTTACATTTGGCCTTCTCCTTTACTATAAATTGTTTAGAACATAAATATGTAATCTTACGGAATACATGACATAGATTAATGGAGACCATTTACCTGCCTATTAGTTTTTGGAGTGAGATTTCCACCCTAAAGAACTAATATAGCAATTTATTTGTATATAGGGATACAGTAGAGATAGGAGTGCACAGTGAACAGTGCTCAAATTTTGTGCAGTTTTCAGCTTCCTATAAGCAAGTCCACAACACTTGGTTCAGAATCCTTGAAAATATAATGCAGAAAAgcatattaaatatcaaatttataacTAGAGCAGCTGACACAGTTATAGCAATGGTTTACCTTAACCTCTTCATAGAGCTTTTTCTCCCAAGCATATAGCCTACCCAGGGTCAATGAATGACTTCCAGAGTCCATTCCGCCATAGTCATCAAATAGATCATTCTTAAATTCAGTCCATGGTGAAGAGTTTTTAGAATTTGATACTGCAAGACTCTTGCAGGATGATGAGCGAGATGAACTGGAACGCAACGTGATATCTTGGATGAGTTTAGCTGACTTCTCTGCATAAACAAACATTAAAATTGACACCAAGGGAAAAGATAAAAATTAGAATTGTGTTTCTAAATACAGAAACTGAAGAATGCGGAACAAGAAAGATAAATCAGCGAGGCAATAGGTAGACCATCaagtaaaaatgaaaaatagatGGGGGCACAGCTTATGTGCAACAAATGACAAACAAgaaaacacaaacaaacaattctgaccaaaaaatatacacaaaaaatTCCAATTAAGTTACTAAATTAGTCCAAAAAATTATGAAGAGGGAACAGGAAAAAGTTACAGGATAAGAACATCACTGCAGCTGAAATTGCTAAGTACTAGAAGGTTTTAAGGCCATCTGTGCCTTTAAACCAGCTTAGTTTTaaagggagggagggggggtcTCAGATTCAATAATGCAGTTTACACCTGTCAAAGCCAGAGCTGTATTGACAAACTAAAGTCCAAATTATATTCACAGAGGTCACACTGGTGAGCTAGGAAGGGAGGGTTACAAAGTGAAAACAGCAAAAGCAAAAACTTTCTGAGATCAACCCAAATTGACCAAAAAAACTCTTCTTAttagaaaaaaatgaaaatagaggCCCACTATAACAAGGtggattaaataaaaaatgctCAAACAAAAGTTTAAACATGCTGTGGGCATAATTGGACACCATCCATATAACCACATCACCACTAAAATAAGCATGTCATACGAAGGTAAGTATGATATATAGAATGTAAAAGAGGGTCATAACTTGCAAATTCTCAGATCTGTGAACCATAAAGTGTTAATAGGAGTATATCCTAATTGCTTTGGTGAAGATGTTCACAATTATTGCAGAATAACTTTAAAAACTGGTCAGGTAACATATAAATACAAGTATGAAGAGGAAATAAAAAAGGCACCTTTAATTTCCTCGAAATTAGATTGCAAGTGGACTCTATTTGCCTCAAGCATCTTCGAAACCTCCTTGCCAGATTCATATGCCCTAAGGAAATGATCTTCGATATCCTTCAAAGCTTCCAACAACTCCCTTCCCCTTACAGGTGAATGAACCACTGTTAAATCCTTTTGCTCATTTCCTGGGTGGGTGATGTTAGAATCAAGATCCACTGGTTCTACAGTCTCCTCAACTTGAACTTTCTTTTCATTATCAGTCACCACCACATTGCTTTTTCCCTCCATTCTAACAGTCTCTTGttctacttcttcttcttcttcttcttctaggTCTGGAATTCCTTCCTCTTCCCTAACCACCCTCAAATCATCCTCAGAGTTCCTACCATAACCACTAATAACCCCTGGTCTCATCCCTGCAAAAGGGTCAAAATAATCCCACCCAAAATCAGGCATGTCCATATAAAAATACCCACAAGAAGAAGAAGTGTCTTGTTGCTTTTGGTACACAAAAGGCTGCTCTTCCCTCTCAACTTTCTGGTACATACAAGCTTGTTGTTGGGCTTGCTCCACTCTCTCCTCTGAAGATGAAGTTGCAGAGGACTCACAATGTAGAGGTGTTTGAGCAGGCTGTGGAGATGGTTCTGAGTGTTGAATGAACAAAGGGTTTGAAACCACCACATTTTCACTTTCATCTTCATCTTGTTGAGATGGTGGGGGAAAAGTGATGAGAAATGATGAAGAGGGTGAGGAATGTGTAGCAACAAACAGATTTATTGCAGCTGAAACTCCAAACAGAGCTTGACAGTACCTAAAATGTGCATCTGCAAGACCATATCTTGTGTCCACAGCTAGCTTTAGCTGTCTCTTTCTTTCTCTGCATATTGAAACCacttgttcttcttcttcctctagcTTTGAGGCTACACACCCCATCTCACACAACAAAATGGTGCCTGTTTGTGTCTGCTTTTTCAACCCTTTTCTTGTTTTAGGGTAAACTCAACTGGGGTTTTGCTAAAGCCCTAACACAGAAACTCCACAACCACAACCCGTTTCATCCAAAACTAGAGAGAGTGAACCTGGGTCtggggtgagagagagagaacgagagagagagaattattttattgttttttaggAGTAATTAATCTTGTTCATGTTAAAAATCTGCAATCAAGAAGGAATAGATtatctagagagagagagattatgaGAAATGTGCATAATGAATGAAATATAGCTAGTGAAATAAGCTGACACATACACAGTGATAGATACTAGTGTAGAGAGAGACAGAGGAGAGTAGGGGGGAGTGGGGTGTCAAAGCCAAAATAGTAGGGGCTCGAGGAGGAAGAGAGTGAAAAGTGTAAACCAACCTTGTGTTTGCCAATTTGTTACCAACTgttgtaatattaaaattactcCCTCAGGGCGTTTCATTGTTTACACGTATTTACTACAtgctaaaaattaatatttttaaaattttatttttctgaataaaaatattgatgttatatttttatttaaaaaaaaaattacaaaaatattaatatttactatACAATCAAAGCACCtaaaattacgtgtaaaaagtcaaacatcatgAATAATGAATCAGACAGAGGGTATGtttcattttaataaaatcataccCCTTACACTCCTGCTGCTTCGAATTTATTTAGGGTTTGTTCAGGGTGAGGTCAAAAGCCATATTTGTTTCTAGCCTTTTTCATAAACAATGTCTAAAAGCATTTCCAACGTTCTCTTAGTTAActcttatattataatataaaatccgTCTttttaatgtgtgcccaagggcacacaataatcactaaattctataaaaatggcctattctgattggtggagttgatgtgaatgcagggggtcattcccatttattattcatccatcAATCAAAAGGaactatttttattggagttagggactattgtgtgcccttgggcacaccatagaaaatcccatATAAAATACGGTTTggctaatgtgtgcccatgggcacatgctaaacacggaaatttttgtatttgggagattttgattggtgtgattggtgtatttgcagcggggtccaccattatcatgagataggagccaatcaaaatgatcaaaacacaaaattttccgcgcttagcatgtgcccatgggcacaccatagaaaaaccgtataaAATATTAGACTTTTAGTAATTTAATACAATTTTAAGAGTCTCAAGTccaacaatattttttatacttgctcttaagtttatattttatttttgtttggaCTTTGTATATGACAAAAATTCAAATGCAATTGGAGGAATGAATActttattgtaaaaaataagttaagagctatGTAGttgctcttaactttgaggagagaggaaaaagaaataagaaactCTTGGCGATTTGAAGAGCTACTAAGAGTCTCTCGGAGTAACAAATTctttctccctcctcaaattttaatttaagagctcatttaaaagtttattgaagatgctctaaaataattattacaagAAATAATCTGATGTGTTAGTTATTAATATCGAATTAttcaatatttgttttttgaaaaagaatgcTACTACATCATATCGCGTTTAGTTTTGAAATTCTTTTCAAAATATAGCACGATATGATATTCTAGTGTGAAGCGTTTAATAAATTAGTGTATAAAACTTAAAATGCTAAACGATGTGGTGTTAATAAGAGAAAGATAGATGAACTTGATTGCTTCaattgtaaaataatattttggttcATCTTCTTCTATACACTAGTATATGAAAccttattagaaaaaaaataagagattCGGCCAACACACgttaaaaaacttgtagttcatATTCTCCAACACTAGTATATGAGTCTTATTGAAAAACATAACACGATATGATGTTTAGTGTGAAGCGCCAAATAGAATAGTGTTTAGAATTTAAAATGCTAAATGATGTGGTGTTAAGAAGAAAAAGATAGATGAACGTGATTGCGTCTTCAATTGtaaaatagtattttaattcttctttttatatgtattagTATTTAGGTGTTCTTAACTActtttcataaaataaaataatcactttCTTCTATTTCTATTCACTTTTCTCAAATTCTCTCAAATATGAATAAGAAGCAAGTGTCTAGAGTAGGGTTGAAGTTGTCACGATATTCAATGTATTAATTTACTAGGagccacatattatattattttttaaggaCGGATTTAAGAGCACCACTGGAGATGTTCTAAAAATTCTGCGCCTAATAATTTCATGTGGAACATGATGACACGtatggtgtgtgtgtgaatttAGTTTTAGATTGAGACCGAAATATGGATCAAACTATAAAATCTTAAGATtacaacaaatattaaaaacatttCTAGTGTATGTgtctttgaattttaaaattagacGGAATATTACATTTTCGAATAAGATATAGAAAACTtccatattataattttattttatatttaaaatacctATTGCCCATTTTTCTAATATGAATCTTTTTAAATTTGGcattacataaatttttttaaaaaatgcgaggtatttaaaagttatttctaatTCTTTTCTCTAAAACGTAATGGCAATATTTTATTCATTCGaatcatattaataataatgtcctaatatatatttataaattaatttatttgcagGGAAAGCATTGTCCAATTATAATATTGTAGAAAGCATTCTGTATGTAAATATAATTGTGGAAAGAGGCATGAGGCATCGACGAATGTGCCCCATTAGGCATAAACGAATGTAGGACAAATTTTTTTACGCTGAGTTTCTAATAACTACTACTCCACtcatgatttataaattagaatgtgagaaattaaaaaaatttaataattttaaatttgttaaagAATTAGAATTTAACTTTACTTTATCCATCTTTGACATATTAATTGCAGGTATACGGTTCTTATGTTTTTATTGCAAATATACGGTTGCTTTATTAAACTAATAGAAACACGTACTTGCAAAAATACGGTAATTGTTTGTTAAAATTGTATACGAAACTTGCATTTGCTTTAAATATTAACAGAAGTCCCTTTCCACTTTCActccatcttttttttttggggttATATATCATACTGGCCACCCATTACGTCAAAATGTCTCACTTTACCCACCCATCTCATCGGGGACtcgtttaagccactataaaccaaatatatatcattttactcaCATCCCTATTTATACctatttacttaatcatttataaaaaatcaaccgtttgtttttttactacaaaaccaccttgagtaccttcataattgtctctattatttattaaaataatttagaaatttttaaGGCAACATACTTAGggtgatcacataaatatatatatttatttctaaatatttttttttaataaatagctatgttgctttattaattttcaaattattttgataaatactagagacaattatgaaggtaTTCGAGGTGGTTTTGTAGCAAAAAAGCAAAtggttaatttttgataaatgattaaataaaaatgtatgAATAGTattgtgggtaaaatgatatatattttgtttacagtggctcaaacgagtctccGATGAGATGAGTGGGTAAAGTGAGACATTTTGACGTAATGGGTgaccagtttgatataaaaccccctTTTTTTTGGAGGTGACAAAGGCAATACAAATTATGTCGGTGGTCGTCATAGCAATTCAGGGTTGATTTTTGAAGATACACAAATTTTTATCGAGTCAGATCTATCCAAATTTGACAACGTCGACATCGCCGTTGTGGTTGTAATCATCGTGACAGTGATTTGATTGCGAAACAATGATCTAAACATAGTGGATTATGCATAATTGAGAGATGACATGATGGTGATGATGAGGCGGGGCAAGAATAACGATGGGGTCGGGAAAACAAAAAAGTTCAGAGAAAGGAGAAGAAAATGACAGTCATAACAGGTAGAGATAGGCATAAACGAATGTAGGACAAATTTTTTTACGCTGAGTTTCTAATAACTACTACTCCACtcatgatttataaattagaatgtgagaaattaaaaaaatttaataattttaaatttgttaaagAAATAGAATTTAATTTTACTTTATCCATCTTTGACATATTAATTGCAGGTATACGGTTCTTATGTTTTTATTGCAAA
This genomic window contains:
- the LOC108224904 gene encoding protein ALTERED PHOSPHATE STARVATION RESPONSE 1, whose protein sequence is MGCVASKLEEEEEQVVSICRERKRQLKLAVDTRYGLADAHFRYCQALFGVSAAINLFVATHSSPSSSFLITFPPPSQQDEDESENVVVSNPLFIQHSEPSPQPAQTPLHCESSATSSSEERVEQAQQQACMYQKVEREEQPFVYQKQQDTSSSCGYFYMDMPDFGWDYFDPFAGMRPGVISGYGRNSEDDLRVVREEEGIPDLEEEEEEEVEQETVRMEGKSNVVVTDNEKKVQVEETVEPVDLDSNITHPGNEQKDLTVVHSPVRGRELLEALKDIEDHFLRAYESGKEVSKMLEANRVHLQSNFEEIKEKSAKLIQDITLRSSSSRSSSCKSLAVSNSKNSSPWTEFKNDLFDDYGGMDSGSHSLTLGRLYAWEKKLYEEVKDGDSIRKIYEKKCNQLRDQDARGEEGQTVDKTRAAVKDLYSRILVAIRSAESISSRIEKLRDEELQPQIIELLQGMMNTWKTMMECHEIQTKIMFEVKTFTCPSYGKFSNNSHLLATLQLRAELQNWHTCFKEYMLAQKAYIEALHGWLSKFVVPEVEFYSKRRGSAPPNGSNGPQLLLICQDWLNLLQKLPDKMVGYAIKSFAKDVKALLNQQEEEQQQKRKVDSLSKVLDKKIITLQKTENKIYRPNHFEHNSELDTDSQFEYLRDRKDLLDDFRAKVEIEKEKHQNSMQETQRTTLNGFQTGFCRVFESLTDFSRASLKMYQDLISYKEGAHKVENPTCIETSHVGDGIR